From one Nitrosococcus halophilus Nc 4 genomic stretch:
- a CDS encoding acyl-CoA ligase (AMP-forming), exosortase A system-associated, with the protein MSRTHSLNELVHHFVLDNAAKRPDATAVVHGRRILNYAHLGEAIEACGRGFLALGLAPSERVAVYLPKCPETVTALFGAAAAGGVFVPINPLLKPRQVAYILRDCNVRVLVTAGDRIDLLQNELAECHDLRSLVLIDPPAQGVEELAHLTIASWANLISLGANQPLGHRRIDSDMAAILYTSGSTGRPKGVVLSHRNLIAGAQSVAHYLGNNPNDRLLAILPLSFDAGFSQLTTAFSAGASVALMEYLLPKDVIKNVVRERITGITAVPPLWIQLAPLTWPPEAVDSLRYIANTGGRMPKAVTATLRRSLPQTKVFLMYGLTEAFRSTYLPPEEVDKRPDSIGKAIPNAEILVVREDGSLCAPGEPGELVHRGPLVAMGYWNAPEKTSERFRPAPGQPAELPLTEIAVWSGDTVRMDEEGFLYFVTRQDEMIKTSGYRVSPTEVEEVLYETGLISEVAVVGAPHPKLGQGIIAVVKPNQADFDPEHLLSACRAELPNFMVPLTVITSNALPRNTNGKIDRRALAAEFESLFKEQSAP; encoded by the coding sequence ATGTCAAGAACCCATTCATTAAACGAATTGGTACACCACTTTGTGCTTGATAACGCTGCTAAACGCCCAGATGCGACAGCAGTAGTGCATGGCCGCCGAATCTTAAATTACGCCCACCTTGGCGAAGCGATCGAAGCCTGTGGGCGCGGCTTTTTAGCCCTTGGACTAGCCCCCTCCGAACGGGTTGCCGTCTACTTGCCTAAATGTCCTGAAACTGTCACCGCCCTCTTCGGCGCTGCGGCTGCCGGCGGCGTATTTGTTCCCATCAATCCGCTTCTCAAACCCCGACAAGTCGCTTATATCCTTCGAGACTGCAATGTCCGGGTGCTCGTTACCGCCGGCGACCGCATCGATCTTCTACAAAACGAACTTGCCGAATGCCATGATTTACGCAGCCTTGTGCTCATCGACCCGCCGGCTCAAGGAGTTGAAGAACTTGCCCACTTGACTATCGCTTCTTGGGCAAACCTTATATCACTGGGAGCAAACCAACCCTTGGGACATCGCCGCATCGACAGTGACATGGCTGCCATTCTCTATACCTCTGGAAGCACAGGACGCCCCAAAGGAGTGGTGCTTTCCCATCGAAATTTAATCGCTGGCGCCCAAAGCGTAGCTCATTATCTGGGGAATAACCCTAACGATCGTCTGCTCGCTATATTGCCTCTCAGCTTCGACGCCGGCTTTAGTCAACTCACGACCGCCTTTTCCGCCGGTGCCAGCGTAGCACTGATGGAATATCTACTACCAAAAGATGTCATTAAAAACGTAGTTCGCGAGCGAATCACCGGAATCACAGCCGTCCCCCCCCTATGGATACAGCTTGCCCCTCTCACTTGGCCTCCCGAGGCTGTGGATAGCCTGCGGTACATTGCCAACACTGGGGGTCGAATGCCTAAAGCAGTGACAGCGACCTTGCGACGATCTCTGCCCCAGACTAAGGTATTCCTGATGTATGGACTCACCGAGGCCTTCCGTTCAACCTACCTTCCTCCCGAGGAAGTTGATAAACGCCCCGATTCCATTGGCAAAGCCATCCCCAATGCCGAAATCCTGGTGGTGCGGGAGGACGGTAGCCTATGCGCGCCTGGAGAACCAGGGGAACTGGTGCACCGCGGTCCTCTGGTAGCCATGGGCTACTGGAATGCCCCTGAGAAAACTTCCGAACGCTTCCGCCCTGCTCCAGGACAGCCTGCTGAGCTCCCACTTACCGAGATCGCAGTATGGTCCGGTGATACTGTGCGTATGGACGAAGAAGGTTTTCTCTACTTCGTCACCCGCCAGGATGAAATGATTAAGACCTCTGGCTATCGAGTAAGCCCGACTGAAGTGGAAGAAGTCTTGTATGAAACGGGGCTTATTTCCGAAGTTGCCGTCGTCGGGGCACCTCATCCCAAACTCGGTCAGGGGATTATCGCTGTTGTCAAACCGAACCAGGCGGATTTTGATCCGGAGCACCTGCTCTCTGCCTGCCGTGCTGAACTTCCAAATTTCATGGTTCCGCTTACCGTGATCACTTCCAATGCACTGCCCCGAAATACAAATGGTAAAATTGACCGGCGCGCCCTAGCAGCCGAATTTGAATCTCTATTCAAGGAGCAATCTGCCCCATGA
- a CDS encoding hydrolase 1, exosortase A system-associated: MREQELAGQEELDCFEIQGENSASENSRRGMAMAVELPLTFRCLDDILVGILHRGSEEARRGVLVVVGGPQYRVGSHRQFVLFARQLAEAGVPVFRFDYRGMGDSGGAPRTFESIEADIRAAIDAFLGAAPKLKEVVIWGLCDAASAACFYAPSDPRVTGLVLLNPWVRTEEGEAAVYLKHYYFRRLVSGDFWRKIWRREFDYKASLRSLGKMLRKANSWRQKVDEVEAEEMQPLPKRVYKALEQFQGRVLLILSGKDLTADEFRDTISASSSWQRLFNCGRFERCELPAADHTFSRRTWREQVAAWTLAWVRSW; encoded by the coding sequence ATGAGAGAGCAGGAGCTTGCCGGCCAAGAAGAGCTAGATTGTTTCGAGATTCAAGGGGAAAATAGCGCAAGCGAAAACAGCCGCCGGGGAATGGCAATGGCGGTGGAATTGCCGCTCACATTCCGCTGCCTTGATGATATTCTCGTTGGTATTTTGCACCGGGGGTCCGAGGAGGCCAGGCGGGGTGTTCTTGTCGTCGTTGGCGGCCCCCAATACCGAGTGGGCAGCCATCGGCAGTTTGTTCTGTTTGCCCGTCAGTTGGCGGAAGCAGGGGTTCCTGTCTTCCGTTTTGATTATCGGGGAATGGGAGATAGTGGGGGAGCGCCACGGACCTTTGAGTCTATTGAAGCTGATATTCGGGCGGCGATCGATGCTTTTTTGGGGGCTGCGCCGAAGCTAAAGGAAGTGGTGATTTGGGGCCTTTGTGATGCTGCCTCGGCAGCATGTTTTTATGCCCCCTCAGATCCGCGAGTAACAGGTCTGGTGTTGTTAAATCCCTGGGTGCGAACGGAGGAAGGAGAGGCAGCGGTTTACCTTAAGCACTATTATTTTCGAAGATTAGTCAGTGGCGACTTTTGGCGCAAGATTTGGCGCCGGGAATTTGACTATAAGGCTTCCCTGCGTTCATTGGGAAAAATGCTGAGGAAAGCCAATTCCTGGCGGCAGAAGGTTGATGAAGTTGAGGCTGAGGAAATGCAGCCACTGCCCAAGAGGGTATATAAAGCTCTGGAGCAATTCCAAGGCCGGGTACTCTTAATCCTGAGCGGCAAGGATCTTACTGCAGATGAGTTCCGTGATACCATCTCGGCTTCATCCTCTTGGCAAAGGCTGTTTAACTGCGGGCGTTTTGAACGTTGCGAATTGCCTGCCGCCGATCATACTTTCTCCCGCCGTACATGGCGTGAGCAGGTGGCGGCGTGGACTCTTGCATGGGTGCGGTCATGGTAA
- a CDS encoding sulfotransferase domain-containing protein: protein MKRQSRFTPVLEKMEYRAFLLKKQAYQTLFLSLPRKDAKRLIFVAGVQRSGTNMLMDVLERSFETKVYHERDPRAFDCYEMRPPRIIHKLVKVSSAPHVVLKALCELQDLRRLMDEFAPSKGIWLVRHYEDVVNSHLDLWSGMPESIRRIVEDRNGAGWRGRGMSDETHALVRSLYHPGISNESACALFWYFRNILFFEQGLDRDPRVRLVCYEQLVQRQHETFDELFAFLGIAYTPRVSRQVVASSVRRRSPPEIDPAIRQVCNALSARIERLVG from the coding sequence ATGAAAAGGCAGAGCCGTTTTACCCCTGTGCTTGAAAAGATGGAATATCGCGCTTTTCTTCTTAAAAAGCAGGCTTATCAGACTTTGTTTTTATCCCTGCCTCGTAAAGATGCTAAACGGCTCATTTTTGTCGCGGGGGTCCAGCGATCGGGGACTAACATGCTGATGGATGTCCTTGAGCGAAGCTTTGAGACCAAGGTTTACCATGAACGTGACCCTCGTGCTTTCGATTGCTATGAGATGCGCCCACCGAGGATTATTCACAAGCTAGTGAAGGTATCTAGTGCACCGCATGTGGTGCTTAAAGCACTCTGTGAACTCCAAGATCTGCGTCGCCTGATGGATGAATTCGCACCCTCAAAGGGGATATGGTTGGTACGCCACTATGAAGACGTAGTGAATTCACACTTAGATCTTTGGAGCGGCATGCCAGAAAGCATTCGGCGTATTGTTGAAGACCGCAATGGTGCTGGATGGCGTGGGCGGGGGATGTCGGATGAGACCCATGCACTCGTCAGGTCCCTTTATCACCCTGGCATTAGCAATGAATCGGCCTGTGCGCTTTTTTGGTATTTCCGCAACATACTTTTTTTCGAGCAGGGCTTGGATCGGGATCCTCGTGTGCGTTTGGTGTGTTACGAGCAACTTGTTCAGCGCCAGCATGAGACATTCGATGAATTGTTTGCCTTTCTTGGAATCGCTTATACGCCGCGAGTAAGTCGTCAAGTGGTTGCCAGCTCCGTGCGCCGGAGGAGTCCCCCCGAGATCGATCCAGCTATCCGTCAAGTATGCAATGCCCTGTCAGCACGTATCGAGCGGCTGGTGGGATAA
- a CDS encoding pyridoxal-dependent decarboxylase, exosortase A system-associated encodes MNTPLTHSPLNCFPVKDDCLFVGGISLTELATRVGSTPFYAYDRRLISERIQQLRTHLPPGIHLHYALKANPMPALVGYLAPLVDGLDVASLGELRLALDSGMPPETISFAGPGKSDNELAASLAAGIIINMESEGEMERIARLAEKQGHRPKVAVRVNPNFELKTSGMKMAGGPKPFGIDAERVPPMLTQIGALDFDFYGFHIFSGSQNLRAEAIIEAQERTFKLALELARSAPGPVRLLNIGGGFGIPYFPGDKPLDLRPIANNLATSLPEVNKQLPEAEVIIELGRYLVGEAGIYVCEVIDRKISRGHVFLITNGGLHHHLAASGNFGQVIRKNYPVVVGNRIQGSARETVSVVGPLCTPLDTLADRMELACADVGDLVVVFQSGAYGRSASPLGFLSHPAPAEVLV; translated from the coding sequence ATGAATACTCCCCTCACTCACTCCCCTTTGAACTGCTTTCCAGTAAAGGATGATTGCCTCTTCGTCGGCGGAATTTCTCTTACTGAACTCGCCACCCGGGTCGGCAGCACGCCCTTCTATGCTTATGACCGCCGTTTAATCAGTGAGCGCATACAGCAACTACGCACTCATTTACCTCCCGGGATTCACCTTCATTATGCTCTCAAAGCAAACCCCATGCCAGCCTTAGTAGGATACCTTGCACCGCTCGTAGACGGTCTCGACGTGGCTTCCCTAGGGGAACTGCGGCTAGCCTTAGACTCTGGCATGCCCCCTGAAACCATTAGTTTTGCCGGTCCTGGAAAATCCGATAATGAACTGGCTGCTAGTCTGGCTGCAGGGATTATTATCAATATGGAGTCCGAGGGTGAGATGGAACGCATCGCCCGCTTGGCCGAAAAACAAGGACATCGCCCTAAGGTCGCGGTGCGAGTGAATCCCAACTTCGAGCTGAAAACATCCGGCATGAAAATGGCTGGAGGACCTAAACCCTTTGGTATTGATGCGGAGCGGGTTCCCCCAATGCTAACCCAAATCGGCGCCCTGGACTTTGACTTCTATGGCTTTCATATCTTCAGCGGTTCCCAGAATCTCCGGGCCGAGGCCATTATCGAGGCCCAAGAACGTACCTTTAAGCTGGCCCTGGAGCTTGCCCGCTCAGCCCCTGGGCCAGTGCGCCTGCTAAATATTGGCGGTGGTTTCGGTATTCCCTACTTTCCAGGCGATAAACCACTTGATCTTAGACCTATTGCCAACAATCTCGCTACCTCTCTCCCCGAGGTAAACAAGCAATTGCCTGAAGCTGAAGTGATCATTGAACTCGGCCGCTATCTTGTAGGCGAAGCTGGCATCTACGTCTGTGAAGTCATCGATCGCAAGATCTCCCGCGGTCACGTTTTTCTGATAACTAATGGCGGCCTCCACCATCACCTTGCGGCTTCTGGCAATTTCGGTCAGGTTATTCGCAAAAACTATCCCGTGGTGGTGGGCAACCGAATCCAGGGCTCAGCGCGGGAGACCGTCAGCGTCGTCGGCCCCCTTTGCACTCCTCTTGACACTCTCGCCGATCGCATGGAGCTCGCCTGTGCCGATGTAGGGGATCTCGTCGTCGTTTTCCAGTCTGGGGCCTACGGCCGTTCTGCTAGTCCTCTAGGTTTTCTGAGCCATCCGGCCCCCGCTGAGGTGCTGGTGTAA
- a CDS encoding putative O-glycosylation ligase, exosortase A system-associated yields the protein MPFRDILVTGVIFALLPICFLRPWVGILVWTWIGIMNPHRLTWGFAWDMPFAQLVAVAILGGLLLARDRKPIAWTPEFRLLLVLFGYMTFTTFFAWAPEDAWVGWDKIAKILLMTYITTMLIYGKQRIYWLVLVATLSIGFYGFKSGLFSIFTGGQFHVRGPEKSFLSGNNFLGLALVMGLPLLLVLAQQEARAWLRRLLYVTFALTFIAIPFTYSRGAMLGLAVMSLLLFMRWRNKVLLVILLIPMVFAGLAFAPEKVFERAQSIQDYEQDDSAMQRIAAWDLAWNIAVDRPLRGGGFNFEGDPARWHTYLDPKYYDVMKGAHVAHSIYFQVLGQHGFVGFGLFMIILFLTYQRLGQLKKQTVGVPDLQWISEYAWALRAALIGYAVTGAFLNLAYFDLYYLIVALTAMLWREVSADERIVNQRPIAAFAGKGRHHGAYSSPHLSKTASSEKEQRGHVSEKRHGGGL from the coding sequence ATGCCGTTTCGCGATATCCTGGTTACAGGGGTTATTTTTGCCCTCCTGCCGATTTGTTTTTTGCGCCCGTGGGTGGGCATTTTGGTATGGACATGGATAGGCATCATGAATCCTCATCGGTTGACGTGGGGGTTTGCCTGGGATATGCCCTTTGCCCAACTGGTAGCAGTGGCGATACTTGGAGGGTTGCTGCTGGCGCGAGACAGAAAGCCCATCGCCTGGACGCCGGAATTCCGACTTTTATTGGTACTGTTTGGGTACATGACTTTTACGACGTTTTTTGCCTGGGCGCCGGAGGATGCGTGGGTAGGGTGGGACAAAATAGCAAAAATCCTCTTGATGACTTATATCACGACGATGCTTATCTATGGTAAGCAGCGCATTTATTGGCTGGTTTTGGTGGCGACCTTAAGCATTGGTTTTTATGGTTTTAAAAGCGGCTTGTTTTCCATCTTCACCGGCGGACAGTTCCATGTGAGGGGCCCTGAGAAATCTTTCCTCAGCGGGAATAACTTTCTGGGCTTAGCGCTAGTGATGGGGTTGCCTCTTCTGCTCGTCCTAGCACAACAGGAAGCGCGGGCTTGGCTGCGCAGGCTTTTATACGTTACGTTTGCCCTTACCTTCATTGCCATACCCTTCACTTATTCACGTGGCGCCATGTTAGGGCTCGCGGTCATGTCTTTGTTATTGTTTATGAGATGGCGCAACAAAGTGTTGCTGGTTATTTTGCTTATTCCCATGGTCTTCGCCGGCTTAGCGTTTGCCCCCGAAAAGGTATTTGAACGGGCCCAGAGTATTCAAGACTACGAACAGGATGACTCGGCAATGCAGCGTATTGCGGCATGGGATCTTGCTTGGAATATCGCCGTTGACAGGCCATTGCGTGGCGGCGGTTTCAATTTCGAAGGCGATCCCGCCCGATGGCACACCTACTTGGATCCTAAATACTACGATGTGATGAAGGGCGCCCATGTGGCTCATAGCATCTATTTCCAAGTGTTGGGGCAGCATGGTTTTGTCGGTTTCGGCCTATTTATGATAATCCTGTTCCTGACCTATCAACGATTGGGCCAACTCAAGAAACAGACTGTGGGGGTTCCCGATCTGCAGTGGATAAGCGAGTATGCTTGGGCATTGCGGGCAGCTCTTATCGGTTACGCTGTTACAGGAGCCTTTCTGAATCTGGCTTACTTCGATCTTTATTATCTTATTGTTGCTTTGACTGCGATGCTTTGGCGGGAGGTGTCGGCTGATGAGCGGATAGTGAACCAGCGTCCAATAGCGGCATTTGCGGGCAAGGGGAGACACCATGGGGCATATTCTTCCCCCCATTTAAGTAAGACAGCTTCTTCGGAAAAGGAGCAGAGGGGACACGTGTCTGAGAAGCGGCATGGAGGGGGGCTATGA
- a CDS encoding PEP-CTERM sorting domain-containing protein (PEP-CTERM proteins occur, often in large numbers, in the proteomes of bacteria that also encode an exosortase, a predicted intramembrane cysteine proteinase. The presence of a PEP-CTERM domain at a protein's C-terminus predicts cleavage within the sorting domain, followed by covalent anchoring to some some component of the (usually Gram-negative) cell surface. Many PEP-CTERM proteins exhibit an unusual sequence composition that includes large numbers of potential glycosylation sites. Expression of one such protein has been shown restore the ability of a bacterium to form floc, a type of biofilm.) gives MLKRLVVFYTLLLTPFSSSWAISFTPFGPHGEGGFINGQTFFFNDDGAVFELDAFLNIEGLDLNGGAIGTSAQFSFDPLPPGLTFDFSPSLSSDLTDLNLTYTFSNTTTEAFPNIKFFSFLDTDIAESISPFNEFGQAFGTIGSGAADSAPDSWEIDEPGFLFGDIFVNLLLGTLDNTNAIPQTFPEDVSMALGFDLGNLNPLETITVDIFLSEDSDFIGDFFLTQEDLNPLSLASITMSGQSSIQQNSIPEPNTWLLLTTGLIALGGILTKKK, from the coding sequence ATGTTAAAGAGATTAGTAGTTTTTTATACGCTATTGCTGACTCCATTTTCATCGAGTTGGGCAATTTCCTTTACCCCCTTTGGACCTCATGGTGAAGGTGGATTTATCAACGGGCAAACTTTTTTTTTTAATGATGATGGTGCAGTTTTTGAATTAGACGCCTTTTTAAATATTGAAGGCTTAGATTTAAATGGTGGCGCAATAGGAACCAGTGCTCAGTTCTCTTTTGACCCGCTCCCTCCTGGCCTCACATTTGATTTTTCCCCTTCCTTATCTTCTGATCTTACAGACCTGAATTTGACCTATACTTTTTCTAACACCACCACAGAAGCTTTTCCAAATATAAAATTTTTCTCATTCTTAGATACAGATATTGCCGAATCTATTAGTCCCTTTAATGAATTTGGTCAAGCTTTTGGAACCATCGGGTCCGGAGCTGCTGATAGCGCTCCCGATTCTTGGGAAATCGATGAACCAGGATTTTTATTCGGCGATATCTTTGTAAACCTTTTACTCGGGACACTCGATAACACCAACGCTATCCCTCAAACCTTTCCAGAAGATGTTTCCATGGCCCTCGGATTCGATTTAGGGAATTTAAATCCCCTTGAAACCATAACAGTAGATATCTTTTTATCCGAAGATAGCGACTTTATTGGGGATTTCTTTTTAACACAAGAGGATCTCAACCCACTATCCCTTGCCTCGATTACAATGTCAGGTCAGTCTTCCATTCAACAAAACTCGATTCCAGAACCTAATACCTGGCTATTATTGACAACAGGATTAATTGCCCTGGGAGGAATCTTAACCAAGAAAAAATGA
- a CDS encoding FAD-binding oxidoreductase — MTASLSKVISGWGRYPVAESILVRPEQMRQVRMPEGDSLICRGQGRSYGDAAISSQGWVMLTERLNRFLAFDSVTGLLTAEAGVTLAEILETFVPRGWFPTVTPGTQYVSLGGAVAADVHGKNHHHGGTFAAHVTELELILADGRRQRCSPGKNEALFWATVGGMGLTGIITEVSFRLMPIETAAIVAQHYAAPDLETTFKWLEDADHDDQYSVAWIDCAGRGRQLGRGIVMGGHHAGRDELPSDWEEPLGFSPRQPKNVPFDLPRFVLNRFTVAAFNEHYYRRQGSKKRPFVTNCHDFFYPLDALNDWNRLYGKRGFLQYQVAIPEPHAYEGMRCLLESLASSRQPSFLAVLKRLGPGNAAPLSFPLAGYTLALDLPMAGEKVLNLLRRLDELVLEYGGRVYLAKDARLSPESLRTMYPRLGEWQQIKRMVDPEGRFQSDLSRRLQLTGAP, encoded by the coding sequence ATGACAGCCTCACTTAGTAAAGTTATCTCTGGCTGGGGACGCTACCCGGTAGCAGAATCTATACTGGTACGTCCTGAACAAATGCGACAGGTTCGCATGCCTGAGGGGGATAGTTTAATTTGCCGGGGTCAGGGCCGAAGCTATGGTGATGCCGCTATTTCTTCCCAAGGTTGGGTGATGCTCACTGAGCGCCTTAACCGATTTTTGGCTTTTGATAGTGTCACTGGGCTGTTAACGGCTGAGGCTGGCGTGACTCTAGCAGAAATTCTGGAGACTTTTGTGCCTCGTGGCTGGTTTCCAACAGTCACTCCAGGAACCCAATATGTTTCTCTAGGGGGAGCTGTAGCCGCCGATGTTCATGGTAAAAATCATCACCATGGGGGGACCTTTGCTGCTCATGTCACGGAGCTAGAATTAATTCTTGCAGATGGACGCCGACAACGTTGCTCCCCTGGGAAGAATGAAGCGCTCTTCTGGGCCACTGTGGGGGGGATGGGGCTGACGGGAATTATCACCGAAGTGAGTTTCCGCCTGATGCCTATCGAGACGGCTGCTATCGTGGCCCAGCATTATGCAGCCCCAGACCTTGAGACTACTTTCAAATGGTTGGAGGATGCTGACCATGACGATCAGTACAGCGTTGCTTGGATCGACTGCGCTGGTCGTGGTCGCCAGCTTGGCCGAGGCATTGTTATGGGTGGCCATCACGCGGGTCGCGATGAATTACCGAGTGATTGGGAAGAACCGCTAGGTTTTTCGCCTCGGCAACCAAAAAATGTTCCCTTTGACCTGCCTAGGTTTGTTCTCAATCGATTCACGGTGGCTGCCTTCAATGAGCATTATTATCGCCGTCAAGGAAGCAAGAAAAGACCCTTTGTTACTAATTGCCATGATTTTTTCTATCCTTTGGACGCATTGAATGATTGGAATCGTCTGTATGGTAAGCGGGGGTTTCTTCAGTATCAGGTCGCCATTCCGGAGCCCCATGCTTATGAGGGAATGCGTTGTTTACTGGAAAGTCTCGCGAGCAGCCGGCAACCCTCGTTTTTGGCTGTGCTCAAGCGTTTGGGTCCGGGGAATGCCGCCCCTTTGTCCTTTCCCTTGGCAGGCTATACTCTGGCTTTGGATTTACCCATGGCGGGTGAAAAGGTACTCAATTTATTGCGGCGATTGGATGAGTTAGTGCTTGAGTATGGGGGGCGGGTGTATCTGGCCAAGGATGCACGCCTGAGTCCAGAGAGCTTGCGCACTATGTATCCTCGCCTTGGGGAATGGCAGCAGATTAAACGGATGGTCGACCCAGAAGGGCGTTTTCAGTCCGATCTCTCGCGCCGGTTGCAATTGACAGGTGCACCATGA
- a CDS encoding glycosyltransferase, translating to MDSCMGAVMVKRVLMIAYHFPPVSGSSGVQRTLSFSRHLPEHDWQPIVLSVHPRAYERRRDDQLADIASATIVHRAFGLDTARHLALGGRYSQLLALPDRWVSWWLGAVPAGLKLIRRYRPQVLWSTYPIATAHLIGFTLQRLSGLPWVADFRDSMTEEDYPPNPRVRQTYRAIEAAAVRRCAHAVFTAPGAVRMYAQRYPERSEKTWALIENGYEESIFDEVSSPPSVDFPRPLRLVHSGVVYPNERDPRAFFDALANLRRAGELTAHSVQIVFRASGSEEYFGQLLRERGLEDIVRIEPHISYREALAEMLAADGLLVLQASNCNHQIPAKLYEYLHARRPILALTDPAGDTAGVLRRAGIETIAPLDSATVIAAAFQDFVKRLQAGTVPGASEAEIARSSRRSRGASLAALLEETIGR from the coding sequence GTGGACTCTTGCATGGGTGCGGTCATGGTAAAGCGGGTATTGATGATCGCCTACCATTTCCCACCCGTTAGTGGCAGTAGCGGTGTGCAACGCACTCTCTCGTTCTCCCGCCACCTTCCCGAACATGATTGGCAACCCATTGTTTTGAGTGTTCACCCTCGTGCCTATGAGCGACGCCGCGACGACCAATTGGCTGATATTGCCTCTGCAACCATTGTACACCGGGCTTTTGGGCTTGATACTGCACGCCATCTTGCGCTTGGAGGGCGCTATAGCCAATTGCTGGCGCTTCCTGATCGCTGGGTGAGTTGGTGGCTTGGGGCTGTGCCCGCTGGGTTGAAACTTATCCGCCGCTATCGTCCGCAGGTTCTCTGGTCGACCTATCCCATCGCTACGGCCCATCTTATCGGTTTTACTCTGCAGCGGCTAAGTGGACTTCCTTGGGTTGCCGATTTTCGTGATTCCATGACTGAGGAGGATTATCCGCCGAACCCTCGGGTACGACAGACATATCGAGCCATTGAGGCAGCCGCGGTACGCCGTTGCGCGCATGCTGTATTTACTGCCCCTGGGGCGGTACGGATGTATGCTCAGCGTTATCCGGAGCGCTCGGAAAAAACATGGGCTCTCATCGAAAATGGCTACGAAGAGTCTATTTTTGATGAAGTGTCTTCGCCCCCATCGGTGGATTTCCCTAGACCTCTTCGGCTTGTGCACAGCGGTGTGGTGTATCCCAATGAGCGGGATCCCCGAGCGTTTTTCGATGCACTGGCGAATCTGCGACGAGCGGGTGAACTCACAGCCCATAGTGTCCAGATAGTATTCCGGGCTAGCGGTTCGGAGGAATATTTCGGTCAGCTTTTGCGGGAGCGTGGGCTTGAGGACATCGTACGCATTGAACCTCACATTTCCTACCGTGAGGCGCTTGCCGAGATGCTTGCCGCCGACGGTCTTTTGGTCCTGCAGGCGAGCAATTGTAATCACCAGATCCCGGCAAAACTTTACGAATATCTGCACGCCCGACGGCCGATCTTGGCACTCACGGACCCGGCGGGAGATACCGCAGGAGTTTTACGTCGGGCGGGTATTGAGACCATAGCGCCATTGGATTCAGCCACGGTTATCGCCGCAGCATTTCAAGATTTCGTCAAGCGGTTACAGGCTGGTACGGTTCCAGGGGCAAGCGAGGCGGAGATCGCTCGTAGCTCAAGGCGTAGCCGCGGCGCGTCCTTGGCGGCGCTTCTGGAGGAGACTATTGGGAGGTAA